From the Cohaesibacter sp. ES.047 genome, one window contains:
- a CDS encoding carbohydrate ABC transporter permease, with the protein MSQTSSALVLLAPFLIVYGTFLVFPFFRGIWISLHDWNLLAVAFNPEAKQFVGLRNFERIMWGRDIVWSAMALPLLQGSASAVLIGVVVLERLRRISRPTAILIGVVALVFFIAWGFHPADGGRWYDRRFWPTVGNTILFVALTVPGVTIVALALAALLNRESRMMAIFRTVFFLSQVLSVTVVTLIWQIMFSPRQGLIANVMELFGGTPIHWLTDEGFAMAAIAITTVWWSLGVAMILFLAGLQDISRDIYEAAALDNARGLRAFRHITLPNLKRTITLVVVLQIIMHFQVFGQSHLMTGGGPDGSTQTLVRYIYQTGFRDSDLGRATAMAIFLFIIMGAFSIVQFILGRGEK; encoded by the coding sequence TTGAGCCAAACAAGCTCGGCGCTCGTTCTGTTGGCCCCCTTTTTGATTGTCTATGGTACGTTTCTGGTCTTCCCCTTCTTTCGGGGCATCTGGATCAGCCTGCACGACTGGAATCTTCTGGCCGTAGCCTTCAACCCCGAAGCCAAGCAATTCGTCGGCTTGCGCAATTTCGAGCGCATCATGTGGGGGCGGGATATCGTTTGGTCAGCAATGGCACTCCCTCTCCTTCAAGGAAGCGCTTCGGCTGTTCTGATTGGCGTGGTTGTTCTTGAGCGCCTGCGACGCATCAGCCGGCCAACGGCCATCCTGATCGGCGTGGTGGCGCTCGTTTTCTTCATCGCTTGGGGCTTCCATCCCGCAGATGGGGGACGCTGGTATGACCGCCGCTTCTGGCCGACGGTTGGCAACACCATCCTGTTTGTTGCTCTGACCGTGCCCGGCGTGACCATCGTGGCGCTTGCCTTGGCCGCGCTTCTTAATCGCGAAAGCCGGATGATGGCGATTTTTCGCACCGTCTTCTTTCTCTCCCAAGTGCTGTCGGTCACGGTTGTGACCCTCATCTGGCAGATCATGTTCTCTCCACGACAGGGGCTTATTGCCAATGTCATGGAGCTGTTTGGCGGAACACCCATCCACTGGCTGACCGACGAGGGATTTGCCATGGCTGCCATCGCCATCACCACGGTGTGGTGGTCACTGGGCGTGGCCATGATTCTGTTTCTTGCCGGACTACAGGATATCAGTCGGGACATTTACGAGGCCGCCGCCTTAGATAATGCGCGGGGCTTACGCGCCTTCCGCCATATCACGCTGCCCAATCTCAAGCGCACGATCACGTTGGTCGTGGTGCTTCAGATCATCATGCATTTTCAGGTGTTCGGGCAGTCGCATCTGATGACCGGTGGCGGGCCGGACGGCAGCACTCAGACCCTTGTGCGCTACATCTACCAAACCGGCTTTAGGGATAGTGATCTGGGACGGGCGACCGCCATGGCGATCTTCCTGTTCATCATTATGGGAGCCTTTTCCATCGTGCAATTCATTCTGGGACGGGGAGAGAAGTGA
- a CDS encoding LacI family DNA-binding transcriptional regulator has product MAENRRPQGSRVTMNDVALRAGVSQSTVSFVLNGQEDMRISSETRSRVLQAVRELGYRPRSAGRPPAGAGHAVIGLMVDEIATSHFAAISIDAIQSAAWKKNVILETVMTGGDKEYERAILRKWSADRVRGVIYSSILTRMVSPPDLLANHKCLLMNCYDREGRYASIVPGERQGGERAARALIDAGHRRIAFITGEPWMDAARLRREGFEQTLADAGLQLDPELIVEGNFLASGGRSATLRLMNRNDPPEAIFCSNDLTAVGCYEALKELGLKIGVDVGVMGYDDQEIAQHLHPTLTTVLLPHAEMGQLATELILADRDIPLEQVDVVCPLVERVSHVRSPS; this is encoded by the coding sequence TTGGCTGAAAATCGGCGACCTCAAGGCAGCAGGGTGACGATGAATGACGTCGCACTCCGAGCAGGTGTTTCGCAATCAACAGTCTCTTTTGTTCTCAACGGGCAGGAAGACATGCGGATTAGCAGTGAAACCCGCAGCCGTGTGCTGCAGGCGGTGCGTGAACTCGGCTATCGTCCCCGATCGGCAGGTCGCCCGCCCGCAGGTGCTGGCCATGCTGTGATCGGCCTGATGGTTGATGAAATTGCGACCAGTCATTTCGCCGCCATATCCATTGATGCCATCCAGTCCGCAGCCTGGAAGAAAAATGTCATTCTTGAGACCGTCATGACCGGTGGTGACAAGGAATATGAGCGTGCCATTCTGCGCAAATGGTCAGCGGACCGGGTACGGGGCGTCATCTACAGCTCGATCCTGACCCGCATGGTTTCGCCTCCTGATCTGCTTGCCAATCACAAATGCCTTCTGATGAACTGTTATGACCGGGAAGGGCGCTATGCCTCGATTGTCCCCGGCGAGCGGCAGGGTGGTGAGCGAGCCGCCCGGGCCCTCATTGATGCGGGGCACCGCCGGATAGCTTTCATCACCGGAGAGCCGTGGATGGACGCGGCCAGACTGAGGCGGGAAGGCTTCGAGCAGACCTTGGCCGATGCTGGTCTTCAGTTGGATCCGGAGTTGATTGTCGAGGGCAACTTCCTTGCATCTGGCGGCCGTAGCGCGACCCTTCGATTGATGAACCGGAATGACCCGCCCGAGGCCATATTCTGCTCGAACGACCTGACCGCCGTGGGCTGCTATGAAGCGCTCAAGGAATTGGGTTTGAAAATCGGCGTTGATGTCGGCGTCATGGGATATGACGATCAGGAAATTGCACAGCATCTCCATCCGACCCTAACCACCGTTCTCCTGCCCCATGCAGAAATGGGACAATTGGCAACCGAGCTGATCCTTGCCGATCGGGATATCCCCTTGGAACAGGTTGACGTTGTTTGCCCGCTGGTTGAGCGGGTGTCGCACGTGCGAAGCCCATCTTGA
- the fsa gene encoding fructose-6-phosphate aldolase, producing MKFFVDTAIIEDIRELNDYGLLDGVTTNPSLIAKSGRDFKEVIAEICALVSGPVSAEVAALDFDGMIAEGEHLAGIAKNVVIKLPLTLEGLKACRYFTQKGIKTNVTLCFSANQALLAAKAGATFISPFVGRLDDLNIEGMELISDIRQIYDNYDFKTEILAASVRSANHVKDAALAGADVATVPPAVIKGLARHVLTDKGLEQFAKDWASTGQSIL from the coding sequence ATGAAATTCTTTGTTGATACAGCAATCATCGAAGACATCCGCGAACTCAATGACTACGGTTTGCTCGATGGGGTAACCACAAACCCATCGCTGATCGCCAAATCTGGCCGCGACTTCAAGGAAGTCATCGCCGAAATCTGTGCCCTTGTGAGCGGCCCAGTGTCTGCAGAGGTTGCAGCACTTGATTTTGACGGGATGATTGCCGAAGGCGAGCATCTGGCCGGGATTGCCAAAAATGTAGTGATCAAACTGCCTTTGACCCTCGAAGGTCTCAAGGCTTGCCGCTACTTCACACAGAAGGGCATCAAGACCAACGTAACATTGTGCTTCAGCGCCAATCAGGCCCTGCTTGCTGCTAAAGCGGGAGCGACTTTCATCAGTCCTTTTGTCGGACGTCTTGATGATCTCAACATTGAAGGCATGGAGCTGATTAGCGACATCCGCCAGATTTACGACAATTATGACTTCAAGACCGAGATCCTCGCCGCTTCGGTACGATCCGCCAATCATGTCAAGGATGCAGCTCTGGCCGGAGCAGATGTGGCCACCGTTCCGCCCGCCGTCATCAAAGGGCTCGCACGGCATGTGCTGACCGACAAGGGTCTTGAACAGTTTGCCAAGGACTGGGCCTCAACGGGCCAATCGATCCTGTAA
- the gph gene encoding phosphoglycolate phosphatase (PGP is an essential enzyme in the glycolate salvage pathway in higher organisms (photorespiration in plants). Phosphoglycolate results from the oxidase activity of RubisCO in the Calvin cycle when concentrations of carbon dioxide are low relative to oxygen. This enzyme is a member of the Haloacid Dehalogenase (HAD) superfamily of aspartate-nucleophile hydrolase enzymes (PF00702).), whose protein sequence is MAQIVFDLDGTLIDSAPDLLIAANTVLAEEGKGHVSLAQVCAFLGSGTPTFVQRMRETVDIPACEQERLLARYRELYVGAVHRTKLYPGVRKALERLTAAGHDLGICTNKPMSPCTAVLRHLELDTFFAQILGGDSLPVHKPDPAPLIATFDALGAGKQIYVGDSEVDAETARRAGVPFLLFTEGYRKSMVEEIHHTATFEHFDDLPDLITRILTATD, encoded by the coding sequence ATGGCCCAAATCGTCTTTGATCTCGACGGAACGCTGATCGACAGTGCACCGGATTTGCTCATTGCTGCCAATACCGTGCTTGCCGAAGAAGGCAAGGGCCATGTGTCACTGGCTCAGGTCTGCGCCTTTTTGGGCAGCGGAACACCGACCTTTGTGCAGCGAATGCGCGAAACTGTCGACATTCCCGCCTGTGAGCAAGAGCGACTTCTGGCACGGTACCGCGAACTCTATGTCGGGGCCGTGCATCGCACCAAGCTCTACCCAGGGGTCCGGAAGGCGCTGGAGAGGCTGACGGCAGCAGGGCATGACCTTGGCATTTGCACGAACAAGCCAATGAGCCCCTGCACGGCAGTTCTGCGCCATTTGGAGCTGGATACGTTTTTTGCTCAAATTCTGGGAGGCGACAGCCTTCCGGTGCACAAGCCCGATCCGGCGCCACTGATTGCCACCTTTGATGCGCTTGGCGCGGGAAAGCAGATTTATGTCGGCGACAGCGAAGTTGACGCCGAAACGGCCCGCCGGGCCGGGGTGCCCTTCCTGCTCTTTACCGAAGGCTATCGCAAGTCAATGGTGGAGGAGATACACCACACCGCAACATTTGAGCATTTTGACGACTTGCCTGACTTGATCACGCGGATATTGACCGCGACTGATTGA
- the tkt gene encoding transketolase, with protein sequence MISDPFIASKQKQGPENFALANCIRALSIDAVNAANSGHPGAPMGMADAATVLFRNHLRFDASHPEWPDRDRFVLSNGHASMMLYALLHLTGYEDMSLKELRNFRQWGSRTAGHPEYGHAKGIETTTGPLGQGLATAVGMAMSERLLAAQFPDLVDHHTYVMLGDGCLQEGIGQEAISLAGHLGLGKLIVLYDDNDITIDGPTSISFSEDVPARFRACGWHVQSCDGHDAGAVDRALTAAKKEGSMPSLIAMKTIIGFGSPNRGGTSAAHGAPLGEEEGAAAKAALGWTYAPFEIPPTLSHTWRTIGKKGRSEREQWEAKLKAHPDGAEFIRRQSTQRQPEYETALAEARANLVAKPIKVATRKASQLALDALAGSLPELVGGSADLTGSNLTRVDAVSSQFSRQEPGRYIGYGIREFCMSAAMNGMALHGGFIPYGGTFLVFSDYARNAIRLSALMGIGSIYVMTHDSIGLGEDGPTHQPVEHLASLRAIPNLQVFRPCDAKETLECWDIAIRSRKVPSLMALSRQAVPQLRLEEGDENLTAKGAYVIRSFGEERNITLIATGTEVALAVEAAEALHSRGMGVVVVSMPCWELFDAQPADYRAEILGTAPRIAVEAAGKFGWTRYVASEDDVIGMDGFGSSAPAERLYQEFGITKDAIVARAKRLCGS encoded by the coding sequence ATGATCAGCGATCCATTCATTGCCAGCAAGCAAAAGCAGGGACCGGAGAACTTCGCTCTGGCTAACTGCATTCGCGCTCTTTCAATCGATGCAGTCAACGCCGCCAACTCGGGTCACCCCGGAGCGCCAATGGGCATGGCCGATGCCGCGACAGTTCTGTTTCGCAACCATTTGCGATTCGACGCATCCCATCCGGAGTGGCCTGACAGGGATCGCTTTGTGTTATCAAACGGCCATGCCTCGATGATGCTTTATGCCTTGCTTCATCTGACGGGCTATGAAGATATGAGCCTCAAAGAGCTCCGCAATTTCCGGCAGTGGGGGTCCAGAACAGCCGGCCATCCCGAATATGGGCACGCCAAAGGCATCGAGACCACAACCGGACCATTGGGACAGGGGCTCGCGACGGCAGTCGGCATGGCCATGTCCGAACGTTTGCTTGCGGCTCAATTTCCGGATCTGGTGGATCACCACACCTATGTCATGCTCGGCGATGGATGCCTGCAGGAAGGCATCGGGCAGGAAGCCATCAGCCTGGCGGGACATTTGGGCCTTGGCAAACTGATCGTGCTGTATGATGACAATGACATCACAATCGACGGCCCGACCTCGATTTCTTTCTCCGAAGACGTTCCAGCCCGGTTTCGTGCTTGCGGCTGGCATGTCCAGTCCTGCGATGGACACGATGCCGGAGCGGTTGATCGCGCGCTGACTGCTGCAAAAAAAGAAGGCAGCATGCCTTCACTGATCGCCATGAAGACCATCATCGGGTTCGGCTCGCCAAACCGGGGCGGCACATCCGCTGCGCATGGTGCGCCACTGGGCGAAGAAGAAGGCGCTGCGGCCAAGGCAGCTCTTGGGTGGACCTATGCACCCTTCGAAATTCCCCCCACCCTCTCGCACACATGGCGCACCATTGGCAAAAAGGGGCGCAGCGAGCGGGAACAATGGGAAGCCAAGCTGAAGGCGCATCCCGATGGAGCCGAATTCATTCGCCGCCAGTCCACCCAACGGCAGCCCGAATATGAAACGGCACTGGCCGAGGCACGCGCCAACCTTGTCGCCAAGCCCATCAAGGTCGCAACCCGCAAGGCTTCCCAACTGGCGCTCGACGCCCTTGCCGGGTCTCTGCCCGAACTTGTGGGCGGCTCTGCCGACCTGACGGGTAGCAATCTGACACGGGTCGACGCGGTGAGCAGCCAGTTCTCACGTCAGGAACCCGGCCGCTATATCGGCTATGGGATCCGCGAGTTCTGCATGTCTGCCGCGATGAACGGCATGGCGCTGCATGGCGGTTTCATTCCATATGGCGGCACCTTCCTTGTGTTCAGTGACTACGCACGCAATGCCATTCGCCTTTCGGCATTGATGGGCATCGGCAGTATCTACGTCATGACCCACGACAGTATCGGTCTGGGCGAGGATGGCCCCACCCATCAGCCGGTCGAGCATTTGGCCAGCCTGCGTGCCATTCCCAATCTTCAGGTCTTCCGTCCTTGCGACGCGAAAGAAACACTGGAGTGCTGGGACATTGCCATCCGGTCGCGCAAGGTACCTTCGCTGATGGCCCTGTCGCGTCAGGCTGTGCCGCAACTGCGCCTCGAAGAGGGTGATGAAAATCTCACCGCCAAAGGCGCCTATGTCATCCGCAGCTTCGGCGAGGAACGAAACATCACCCTGATCGCCACGGGCACGGAAGTGGCGCTGGCAGTCGAGGCTGCTGAGGCGCTTCATTCTCGCGGCATGGGTGTTGTTGTGGTTTCCATGCCTTGCTGGGAGCTTTTCGATGCCCAGCCTGCGGACTACCGCGCTGAAATTCTGGGAACGGCCCCGCGCATCGCCGTTGAAGCGGCGGGCAAGTTCGGCTGGACGCGCTATGTTGCAAGTGAAGACGATGTGATCGGAATGGATGGGTTCGGCTCTTCGGCTCCGGCCGAGCGGCTTTATCAGGAATTCGGCATCACAAAGGACGCCATCGTTGCGCGCGCCAAGCGGCTTTGCGGTTCGTAA
- a CDS encoding RpiB/LacA/LacB family sugar-phosphate isomerase — MKIAIAGDSAGEGLAKTLAEHLGDRYEVSEISHSEDGPDDFYANLSDRVASAVMKGTYDRAILVCGTGIGVCISANKVPGIRAALTHDTYSAERAALSNNAQIITMGARVIGVEVAKTIADTFLKESFDPQGRSAGNVAAIDAVDTKYNKA; from the coding sequence ATGAAAATTGCAATTGCAGGCGACAGCGCCGGAGAAGGCCTTGCCAAGACTTTGGCCGAGCATCTGGGTGATCGTTACGAAGTATCCGAAATTTCGCACAGCGAAGACGGACCGGACGATTTCTATGCCAACCTCTCTGATCGGGTCGCCAGTGCCGTCATGAAAGGCACCTACGATCGGGCCATTCTGGTGTGTGGAACGGGTATCGGCGTGTGCATCTCGGCTAACAAGGTTCCGGGCATTCGCGCTGCCCTCACTCATGATACTTATTCGGCCGAACGTGCTGCCCTGTCCAACAATGCGCAAATCATCACTATGGGCGCTCGGGTTATCGGTGTGGAAGTCGCCAAGACGATTGCCGATACATTCTTGAAAGAAAGCTTCGACCCTCAAGGGCGTTCAGCCGGGAATGTGGCTGCAATCGACGCGGTTGATACGAAATACAACAAGGCTTGA